One stretch of Akkermansia sp. RCC_12PD DNA includes these proteins:
- the thiD gene encoding bifunctional hydroxymethylpyrimidine kinase/phosphomethylpyrimidine kinase, with amino-acid sequence MSEIPVMMTIAGSDCSAGAGLQADLKAAHAMGAFALTAVTCIVSEVPGLVRGIQEVEPELVADQVRINLEHFPVAAVKTGMLYSPSIVRAVYGVVKDADIPLVVDPVMIATAGDRLMREEAVAVYEELLLPRAALLTPNLDEAAVLLRSSSNPERDELPEAAARLALRYGCPVLLKGGHLAGDCRDVLAGPDGRMLGEWTRPRVRDVSTHGTGCSLSAAIAARLAAGDGLVTAVERGLEFIAAAIRDHVRWECPVRVDALKLW; translated from the coding sequence ATGAGCGAGATTCCCGTAATGATGACCATCGCCGGTTCCGACTGTTCCGCCGGGGCCGGCCTCCAGGCGGACCTGAAGGCGGCGCACGCCATGGGCGCTTTCGCGCTGACGGCGGTCACCTGCATCGTCTCGGAAGTGCCCGGACTGGTGCGCGGCATTCAGGAAGTGGAGCCGGAACTGGTGGCCGACCAAGTCAGAATCAATCTGGAACATTTTCCCGTTGCCGCCGTGAAGACGGGGATGCTGTATTCTCCCTCCATTGTCCGCGCCGTGTACGGGGTAGTGAAGGATGCGGATATTCCCCTGGTGGTGGATCCCGTCATGATCGCGACGGCCGGCGACCGCCTGATGCGGGAAGAGGCCGTGGCCGTTTATGAGGAACTGCTCCTGCCGCGTGCCGCTCTGCTGACCCCCAATCTGGACGAAGCCGCCGTGCTGCTCCGTTCCTCCTCCAATCCGGAGCGGGATGAATTGCCGGAAGCCGCCGCCAGGCTGGCCCTACGGTACGGGTGCCCCGTGCTGCTGAAAGGCGGCCATCTGGCCGGGGACTGCCGCGACGTGCTTGCGGGGCCGGACGGCCGCATGCTGGGGGAATGGACGCGTCCGCGCGTGCGGGATGTCAGCACGCACGGAACGGGGTGCTCCCTGTCCGCCGCCATTGCCGCGCGTTTGGCGGCCGGGGACGGACTCGTGACTGCGGTGGAACGCGGGCTGGAATTCATCGCCGCCGCCATCCGCGACCATGTGCGCTGGGAGTGTCCCGTGCGCGTGGATGCGCTGAAGCTGTGGTGA
- a CDS encoding DASS family sodium-coupled anion symporter, giving the protein MRHDTTDKPKGHRNYIIIACDVLLFLAMLKWLPVEPQIAKGLAVLTFIGILWLTEALHVTVTALLVPVLAMFMGILPGARALAGFADPTIFLFFGGFAIAGALHEQKIDSWLAGKILTVARGSLGMALVLIFLATAFLSMWMSNTATAAMMLPLVIGLLDRIPKEKIKTTAPFAVLGVAYSASIGGMGTLVGSPPNAIAAHELAMGFAEWFRIAMPIVAVFGVLVFSLMYLFFKPNLKLHVDMAPAMDEERPSGLDGKQIRVLILFAVIAGCWMGSGFLSSLLGGIPSMDTLIALCAVVLLPLCGVINWSGIAKNTDWGVLLLFGGGITLSTVLVQTDAAKFLANQVSDLAMGQNPLIILLIISVFITSLTEFCSNTASAALVAPLMVTVASAMGMSATPLVLLVGIGASCAFMLPVSTPPNALAFATGRVPQMSMIKVGLLINVVLVFVKAFWARIFWM; this is encoded by the coding sequence ATGCGCCACGATACGACAGACAAACCCAAGGGACACCGCAATTACATCATCATTGCCTGTGATGTCCTTCTTTTCCTGGCCATGCTCAAGTGGCTTCCCGTGGAGCCTCAGATAGCCAAGGGGCTTGCCGTGCTGACGTTCATCGGCATCCTGTGGCTGACGGAGGCTTTGCATGTGACCGTAACTGCCCTGCTGGTGCCTGTTCTGGCCATGTTCATGGGCATTCTGCCGGGTGCCAGGGCGCTGGCCGGATTTGCGGACCCCACCATTTTCCTGTTTTTCGGCGGTTTTGCGATAGCGGGGGCTCTGCATGAACAGAAGATAGATTCATGGCTGGCCGGAAAGATACTGACCGTGGCGCGGGGGAGCCTGGGCATGGCCCTGGTTCTGATTTTCCTGGCGACGGCATTCCTTTCCATGTGGATGTCCAATACGGCCACCGCGGCCATGATGCTGCCGCTGGTAATCGGCCTGCTGGACCGCATTCCGAAGGAGAAAATCAAGACCACGGCTCCGTTCGCCGTACTGGGTGTGGCCTATAGCGCGTCCATCGGCGGCATGGGCACACTGGTGGGCTCTCCTCCCAATGCGATTGCGGCCCATGAGCTTGCCATGGGGTTTGCGGAATGGTTCCGCATTGCGATGCCGATTGTGGCCGTGTTCGGCGTGTTGGTGTTCTCCCTGATGTACCTGTTTTTCAAGCCCAACCTGAAGCTGCACGTGGATATGGCGCCCGCCATGGACGAGGAACGGCCTTCCGGCCTGGACGGAAAGCAGATCCGCGTTTTGATCCTGTTTGCTGTGATTGCGGGGTGCTGGATGGGCAGCGGTTTTCTTTCCTCCCTGCTGGGCGGCATTCCTTCCATGGATACGCTGATTGCCCTGTGCGCCGTGGTGCTGCTGCCCCTGTGCGGCGTCATCAACTGGAGCGGCATTGCCAAAAATACGGACTGGGGTGTGCTGCTTCTGTTTGGCGGGGGCATTACTCTCAGTACGGTTCTCGTTCAAACGGATGCGGCCAAATTCCTGGCAAACCAGGTTTCCGACCTGGCGATGGGGCAGAATCCCCTGATCATTCTGCTGATCATCAGCGTTTTTATTACGTCCCTGACGGAGTTTTGTTCCAATACGGCCAGCGCCGCCCTGGTGGCTCCGCTGATGGTGACGGTGGCTTCCGCCATGGGAATGTCCGCCACTCCACTGGTGCTTCTGGTAGGCATCGGCGCTTCCTGCGCATTCATGCTCCCCGTATCCACGCCGCCCAACGCGCTGGCCTTCGCCACGGGGAGAGTCCCCCAGATGTCCATGATCAAGGTCGGCCTGCTGATCAATGTGGTGCTCGTGTTCGTCAAGGCATTCTGGGCCAGGATATTCTGGATGTAA
- a CDS encoding DUF805 domain-containing protein: MMNAPIRPSLWQNFILCLTKKYADFSGKSSRREFWGFNLFLFLGALFFSFAGTILTLASLPWKELLATDNQEVFHAIAQEHFMYFIITMQVVFLAIYLPFWSAIIRRLRDAGFHTAWGYGYIALGIAGLIKWMVFDRFRYSMDGSMDTTTLFLAVVGNVWFLLIVILACFPSRPEPEKLPEQ, from the coding sequence ATGATGAATGCTCCAATCCGCCCCTCCCTCTGGCAAAACTTCATCCTGTGCCTGACGAAAAAATATGCCGACTTCTCCGGCAAGTCCTCCCGCCGCGAATTCTGGGGATTCAATCTGTTCCTGTTTCTCGGCGCCTTGTTTTTCTCCTTCGCGGGAACCATATTGACCCTCGCGTCCCTGCCGTGGAAGGAACTTCTTGCCACGGACAACCAGGAAGTATTCCACGCCATAGCCCAGGAACACTTCATGTACTTCATCATCACCATGCAGGTCGTATTCCTGGCTATCTACCTCCCCTTCTGGAGCGCCATCATCAGAAGGCTCCGCGACGCCGGATTCCATACGGCATGGGGGTACGGCTACATAGCGCTGGGAATCGCCGGCCTCATCAAATGGATGGTTTTCGACCGTTTCCGGTACAGTATGGACGGCAGCATGGACACGACCACCCTGTTTCTGGCCGTCGTGGGAAACGTCTGGTTCCTGCTGATCGTCATTCTGGCCTGTTTCCCTTCCCGCCCGGAGCCGGAGAAACTGCCTGAACAATGA
- a CDS encoding tetratricopeptide repeat protein codes for MMKKIFPCLLTFLTVFWFGCENKPSGGEKEPVRSEKNGEKQAESSADTGKAGTWKNRLQAASEEAARAKGDDKKHVEALNELASLYAEGLQNGWVHPLDVRSWCESVAESGAGYSGETVIGALFLYGTGVTRDPGAAREWFEYGLARPGSQRGNALYMLGMMYSKGDGVNQDQNKALELWHKAADENHPGALSLLGRASMEGKLGFDKDAASGLAFLERAANGGDVAASMYLGRIYAKGEGVAQDMERALKWYQQAASAGDPHAQYIVGLAYLDGSGVPVDEGKAFNWLRLAAGQEHVNAMLMLSVCYSTGKGTRQDANMAEVWKKKALELNSRRQTRQRNSSLTPPNE; via the coding sequence ATGATGAAGAAGATTTTCCCCTGTCTGCTGACCTTCCTGACTGTTTTCTGGTTCGGCTGCGAAAATAAGCCGTCCGGAGGAGAAAAAGAGCCGGTCCGTTCTGAGAAGAACGGGGAAAAACAGGCTGAATCTTCCGCAGACACGGGAAAGGCCGGAACCTGGAAAAACCGTCTTCAGGCGGCTTCCGAGGAGGCGGCGCGGGCCAAGGGAGACGACAAAAAACATGTGGAGGCCCTGAACGAGCTTGCCTCCCTGTATGCGGAAGGCCTGCAAAACGGCTGGGTTCATCCGCTGGATGTCCGTTCCTGGTGTGAATCCGTGGCGGAGTCTGGCGCCGGTTATTCCGGGGAGACGGTCATCGGAGCCCTTTTTCTTTACGGTACCGGAGTAACGCGTGATCCGGGCGCAGCCAGGGAATGGTTTGAATATGGCCTGGCCCGGCCCGGCAGCCAGCGGGGAAACGCCCTGTACATGCTGGGCATGATGTATTCCAAAGGGGACGGCGTCAATCAGGACCAGAACAAGGCCCTGGAATTGTGGCACAAGGCGGCGGATGAAAATCATCCGGGCGCCCTGTCCCTGCTGGGCCGCGCATCCATGGAAGGGAAGCTGGGCTTTGACAAGGATGCGGCATCAGGACTGGCCTTTCTGGAAAGGGCCGCCAACGGCGGGGATGTGGCGGCGTCCATGTATCTGGGGCGCATCTACGCCAAGGGGGAGGGAGTGGCGCAGGACATGGAGCGCGCCTTGAAATGGTACCAGCAGGCCGCTTCCGCCGGGGATCCCCATGCCCAGTATATCGTCGGGCTGGCTTATCTGGACGGTTCCGGCGTTCCCGTGGATGAGGGGAAGGCGTTCAACTGGCTCCGTCTGGCGGCGGGGCAGGAACACGTGAACGCCATGCTGATGCTTTCCGTCTGCTACAGCACGGGCAAAGGCACCCGGCAGGATGCGAATATGGCGGAAGTCTGGAAAAAGAAGGCTCTTGAGCTGAATAGCCGGAGGCAGACGCGGCAGAGAAACTCCAGCCTTACCCCGCCAAATGAGTAA